From the Bacillus tuaregi genome, one window contains:
- the rpsQ gene encoding 30S ribosomal protein S17 has translation MSERNQRKVYTGRVVSDKMDKTITVIVETYKKHPLYGKRVKYSKKFKAHDEQNVAKTGDIVRIMETRPLSATKRFRLVEVVEKAVII, from the coding sequence ATGAGTGAACGTAACCAACGCAAAGTTTACACAGGACGTGTTGTTTCTGACAAAATGGATAAAACCATCACTGTTATTGTTGAAACGTATAAAAAACACCCTCTATACGGTAAACGCGTAAAGTACTCTAAAAAGTTTAAGGCTCATGATGAGCAAAACGTTGCAAAAACTGGCGATATCGTCCGTATCATGGAAACTCGTCCATTATCAGCTACAAAACGCTTCCGCTTAGTAGAAGTAGTAGAAAAAGCTGTTATTATATAA
- the rplX gene encoding 50S ribosomal protein L24 yields MHVKKGDKVMVISGKDKGKTGVILAAFPKKDRVLVEGVNIVKKHSKPSQMNPQGGIFNQEAPIHVSNVMPIDPKTGEPTRVGVKEVDGKNVRYAKKSGEVLDK; encoded by the coding sequence ATGCATGTGAAAAAAGGTGATAAGGTAATGGTCATCTCTGGTAAAGATAAAGGCAAAACAGGTGTAATTCTTGCTGCTTTCCCTAAGAAAGATCGCGTTCTAGTTGAAGGCGTAAATATCGTTAAGAAGCACTCTAAGCCATCTCAAATGAATCCGCAAGGCGGAATCTTTAACCAGGAAGCACCTATTCATGTATCAAACGTTATGCCTATCGATCCGAAGACCGGTGAACCAACTCGTGTAGGTGTAAAAGAAGTAGACGGTAAAAATGTACGTTATGCAAAAAAATCCGGTGAAGTTCTAGATAAATAG
- the rpmC gene encoding 50S ribosomal protein L29, with protein MKANEIRDLTTAEIEQKVKSLKEELFNLRFQLATGQLENTARIREVRKAIARMKTVIREREIGVNNR; from the coding sequence ATGAAAGCTAATGAAATTCGTGACCTTACCACTGCAGAAATTGAACAAAAAGTAAAATCTCTTAAAGAAGAGCTTTTCAATCTACGCTTTCAATTGGCGACTGGACAACTTGAAAACACAGCTCGTATTCGTGAAGTACGCAAAGCGATTGCTCGCATGAAAACTGTGATTCGTGAAAGAGAGATCGGCGTCAATAATCGATAA
- the rplN gene encoding 50S ribosomal protein L14 — protein sequence MIQQETRLKVADNSGAREVLTIKVLGGSGRKTANIGDVIVCTVKQATPGGVVKKGDVVKAVIVRTKSGARRNDGTYIRFDENACVIIRDDKSPRGTRIFGPVARELRDSNFMKIVSLAPEVL from the coding sequence ATGATTCAACAGGAAACACGTTTAAAAGTTGCTGACAACTCTGGTGCCCGTGAGGTTCTTACAATTAAAGTCCTTGGTGGCTCTGGCCGTAAAACTGCTAACATCGGTGATGTTATTGTATGTACAGTAAAACAAGCAACACCAGGTGGCGTTGTTAAAAAAGGCGACGTTGTAAAAGCTGTTATTGTTAGAACGAAGTCTGGTGCACGTCGTAATGACGGAACCTACATCCGTTTTGATGAAAATGCATGTGTTATCATCCGTGACGATAAGAGTCCACGTGGAACTCGTATCTTCGGACCTGTCGCACGTGAATTACGTGATAGCAACTTTATGAAGATCGTATCTCTAGCTCCAGAAGTACTATAA
- the rplE gene encoding 50S ribosomal protein L5: MSRLKEKFVKEITPALVSKFNYNSVMQVPKIEKIVINMGIGDAVQNAKALDNAVEELALITGQKPLVTRAKKSIAGFRLREGMPIGAKVTLRGERMYEFFDKLVSVSLPRVRDFRGISKKSFDGRGNYTLGIREQLIFPEIDYDKVSKVRGMDIVIVTTANTDEEARELLTQFGMPFQK, from the coding sequence ATGAGCCGCCTAAAAGAAAAATTTGTTAAAGAAATTACTCCTGCTTTAGTAAGCAAGTTTAACTATAATTCAGTAATGCAAGTACCAAAGATCGAAAAGATCGTTATTAACATGGGTATTGGTGATGCAGTACAAAATGCGAAAGCACTTGATAATGCAGTTGAGGAATTAGCATTAATCACTGGTCAAAAGCCACTTGTGACTCGTGCTAAAAAATCAATCGCTGGTTTCCGTCTTCGTGAAGGTATGCCAATCGGTGCGAAGGTAACTCTTCGCGGAGAGCGCATGTACGAATTCTTCGATAAATTAGTTTCAGTTTCTCTTCCACGTGTACGTGACTTCCGTGGTATTTCTAAGAAGTCTTTTGATGGTCGTGGTAACTATACACTAGGAATTAGAGAACAATTAATTTTCCCTGAAATCGATTATGATAAGGTCAGCAAAGTACGTGGTATGGATATCGTAATCGTAACTACTGCTAATACTGATGAAGAAGCACGTGAACTTTTAACTCAATTCGGAATGCCATTCCAAAAGTAA
- the rpsN gene encoding 30S ribosomal protein S14 translates to MAKKSMIAKQKRTPKFKVQEYTRCERCGRPHSVYRKFKLCRICFRELAYKGQIPGVKKASW, encoded by the coding sequence GTGGCTAAAAAGTCAATGATTGCGAAACAAAAGCGCACGCCAAAATTTAAAGTGCAAGAGTATACTCGTTGCGAACGTTGTGGACGTCCACACTCTGTATACCGTAAATTTAAGCTTTGCAGAATTTGTTTCCGTGAATTAGCATATAAAGGACAAATTCCTGGTGTTAAAAAAGCAAGCTGGTAA